A window of Oncorhynchus keta strain PuntledgeMale-10-30-2019 unplaced genomic scaffold, Oket_V2 Un_contig_925_pilon_pilon, whole genome shotgun sequence genomic DNA:
ggatgtagcattgcagatttcccctttaacaccaaaCATCAGTCCAACAACTGCAGAGTTTGTGCCTCTGTTTTTAAGACAGTACTTACTAGTGTTAATCAGGGCCCGGTTTCTCAAAACCATCTTACGGCTAAATTCATTGTTAGAACCATTGGACGCCTGAatatgcttttgggaaaccgggcacAGATATCCAGTTTCctcgtcttcttcctcctcctttttgGATGTGacagtcacctcctcctcctcctctttcactccaaaaaccgcatcctcctctttctcttcctcctcttcttttactgtaacatcctcctcctctttcactctgaacgtATCTTCCTCTTCTTTAACTGAgacgtctttctcttcttctttcaccgtaacagcctcaccctctacttgtttttgtattgtaacttcctcctcctctttcaccagagcttctttctccgtccagcagaccacCTCTTCTTTATCAGGAGGAGAGCAGCTTAGTGAACTCATGGTCagagatgttagctagctaggctaatgctaACTTAACCAGCCCGCTAGCTGACTAATAACAACACCGTAAATATGAAATTAAATCGGATAACTAACTAGACAAGAGTAGTGAGTTTAAAATACAGTGGCTAATAAACACGAAAGCGTCTAAAGAGCTTTATTGGTTCGGCTATTTGTCTATCAAGCTACCGAGGTGTCTGACTAACTGTTGCAGCTGATGAAAGAAGCGTTCCGTCCACTACATTATACGTCACACCAACAGCATCGCCTTAAATTCCCAGaccgccatctgctgactggagtgggtaacgcagttgaGTAAAATGTAGATTATATCTTCAGACAAGTTAAAGTGTAGGAAGCATGAGTTTTTACTCACCAGTGTAACAATACAGTGTGGTTGAAGACTTAGTAAGCTAGTTGTAGTCACTTTATGGTTACCTATAAGAACAAACAGTTATGTTTTTGCGTTATTACATATTTATTAACTTATTTCGGAAAATCTTCTAAACTACCCACAATGCACTATGTCCCAACGTCATATGGATGATCAACTCTGTGCTACCGAGTTTGTTTGCCAGTGTAACGACCGAGGTAAAGACAGTTTGAAGTTCGACAGATATTCCCGCTTTCAAACCTCAATAGCTTTCAAACCACTTGAGCCACAGACTCCAAATAAGTGTCATGATGTTGGAAATATTGCGCACAACATTGCACAGTTCTTATTTTCACGATTTGGACATTAATTCTCTTTCCAAAgctaataaacatgtggaaatgtGAGCAACATTTTATATTCCTTGTTGAATTAGTTAGGGAGCGTAAACATTCAAATTTCAACAGACTACCCTACTATATTGTGCACCCTTTAGTTTGTTCATTTTCATCTCACATCGTTTTACATTCATTTTTCTAAATGtaaaatttcaatagctccttggtcatgtgacctaatgacttcaaacaaggttcagaatgtccactgactacccttctatattgcacaccctttagtttgtccatttcaTCTCACATGGTTTtacattatttttgtattttttttaaaaaattcaatagctccttggtcgtGTGACCTATTGTCTGCTGACTACCCTTCCATATTGCACAGTCTGGTTTGTGTAGTGTAAAATCACAAGGTGTAACGTACATTTTTCATAGTTTTATAGTTTCAAATTTGCAACAGCTCCTTGTTTATGTCAATTACACACCTAAGAAGCGTGCAGTGGATATACACCCATATTGCATAACCTCTAGTCATGTCTCTTCTATATTGTTGCACATTAATATTAGTTTGACAGTTAGATGGTTCAGTCCAGTGTTGTGTTTACCCTTTTCTTTCATATTTAATTGGTAGTTCTAAGTACTATTTTCCctgtaggagagagacagataatatcTCCTTTTATAGTTAATATCAACCAGTCAATACAAAGGAAAAGGGCATGGACATATACTGAACAAGTATACATTTGCGAGAGTCATGCTGGTCAATACATATACTGAAGCAGGGATGGAGAGTTAGCTGGTGAGGTAGGCTGGTCAATACATATACTGAACATGGATGGAGAGTTAGCTGGTGAGGTAGGCTGGTCAatacatatactgaacagggatggagagttaGCTGGTGAGGTAGGCTGATATACTGAACATGAATGGAAAGTTAGCTGGTCTGCTGGTCAATACATATACTGAACAGGATGGAGAGTTAGCTGGTGAGGCTGGTACATGAACATGGATGGAGAGTTAGCTGGTGAGGTAGGCTGGTCAatacatatactgaacagggatggagagttaGCTGGTGAGGTAGGCTGGTCAATACATATACTGAACATGGATGGAGAGTTAGCTGGTGAGGTAGGCTGCAGTGAGTTTACTGGCCAATACAAATACTGAACATGTAACCACAGTAATGGTGGCCAGAAAATCAATGATTAAAAATGTAACATTGACAAATTAAACAGAAATTGTAGACCTTTAATCTTTTCCAACATGTCAACAGACACTTAACTTCAAATAAGTATGAAACATTTCACCTTAACTTCAAATAAGTATGAAACATCACCATGTTaacttcctctttatccctggttgatgtacacatcctctttatccctggttgatgtacatgtcagtgttaacttcctctttatccctggttgatgtacatgtcagtgttaacttcctctttatccctggttgatgtacatgtcagtgttaacttcctctttatccctggttgatgtacatgtcagtgttaacttcctctttatccctggttgatgtacatgtcagtgttaacttcctctttatccctggctgatgtacatgtcagagcctcttcagtgtggatggggtagagcagacattttcAACAACAAAGACTGCACTTCCAGTTTGTGTTCTTTACTCTGGTGAACTCTTTGGTCTTCATTCCGAGGCAGAGCACATGGAACCCCCGTTGGCAGGCAAAACATTCAATCTAAAACAAAGCGGAACACGTTATAAGTAATATCAAATATCAATGCAGTATGATGAATTAGCCATCCATTGTGTTATATCATAAATTGTCTTACATGCCGTCACTGTTGTCAAAAGATTATAAACATGTTAAATAAAGTTACTAACCCAGTCAGTCTGGGCCACATCCAGGTTCTTCATCAGTGGCACACATGAAGCAGGCTTTGTTGAACTCTGAAATCATAGGCATGAACTGAACATATGGCTGTCCCACACAACTACATAAAAATAAAgaatttacatttactttgaatTAAATGTCATTACATACCAGACATTTTTAGTATATCCTCAGCCATTTATTTCTGCAGTTGCTCCATGTGTTTTTTGAAGGTTCCATATCAATTTGGGATGTTGGGGAAGTTCTGTGCAACTTCCTTGGCCATCTACACCAAAACAATATAATAGAGGTTTTGACCTAATTGTCACATAACAGCTAACCATTCATTATTGAAAATCTAACTATCAAACCTACATTACAAAGACCCCACAGCTGAAGGTGTCCTGCTGCATGGTGGGAGTTATTTCCCCTCCTTTCCACTTTATGTCCACCCAGTCGTCTTTTCCATGGCAGGATCTTCTCATTTTGAAGTATTCTCTTTTttatgtaaacataatggaagtctGATTAGTTATAGGCAAATGAATACACAACCCAAATGTGTATGCTGTTTTCACTATAATCTAGTAGTCATTTATTAGTAGAGGTCATTTCCTTTATGCCCCATTCTACACAGACTAAATTATAGGCACTGAACCATTTACAGGACAATAATACAAGTAGCATATAGGATCCAACCCTCACAAAGTGAATAAATGTAGAGCGTTTGTAGACTTCAAGAAAAAAAACATGAAGTGACAGTTTCATCAGTACCTGCTTAAAGACAGTCATATCACAGATGACAGTGCCCACCAAATCTATGACAAAAGGGAATGAATTGTAAACACTAAAGTGTGTTTGTCaaaataatatctgaaaatgtcagTTGTTGAACATAATACTTCTAGTTGCTAGAGCAACTTACTTAAACATcgggatttttgttttagattccgtctctcacagttgaagtgtacctatgataaaaaattacagacctctacatgctttgtaagtaggaaaacctgcaaaatcggcagtgtatcaaatacttgttctccccactgtatatatttttatgctTGTAAGACTATTCTTTGACACATTTTGTCTTCCTTTGAAATTCTTATAGGACAGAACATGGACACAATGCAATTGGGATCAAGAAAGGTACAGATATGTTGTAGGACAGCTGCAAGAGGGATTTGCTCTTATTCCTTCCCTTTCTCAAATGTATTTTGTAATAAATTCAGCAAGTGTAGTAAGATCAAATGCTTTACTAGGACTGGAGACCACAGCAGCGATCCTGCTCTTGCCCAACCTCTTCAATGAGGACCCGAGTGGCCTTTATGTCCGTGACATGGAAGTTGGGTGAAGTTACCAGGGCCGGTCATAAAGATGGCAAACTTCCTAACATAACTAAGTGAATATGATATACACACTAAAGCTGAAAAATCTGTATTTAGCATCAAGTCTACAATGTTGTTAGTTTACCTATGATTCATTTTTAATGTATGTTGTTTTTATTGTACATcattatttgtatatattttttaaatgtcatgAAAAGCACTATATGAggtaaatgtattatttattatggtctgacatgtctgcagaaatgTTGCAATTTTGTAATGTGTTTTGTTTGGTAAATAGTTTTGTAAATATTAATTCACATTTGTGTTGCCACTAAATAAACAATTAATTATTTAAGTCAATATTGTCAATATTATTATAATATGTTTTTATAATGGAGGGAAGGTGGACAGGGAGTTAAAAAATAAACCCCAAAAGGTTCTTTGAGGAACCATGATaaggggttcttcaaagaacTTAGATGTTCTCACAAAAGGTTTTTCAAATAACTTTTAGGggttcccccacagtttcaatttgaagaacccctaaaGGATACTGCAGGAACCTTTACCTTTTAGAGTGTATATTGatgaaagtcaccttgtccgagagacaTTTACGTAGTTATACACAGCCCCATTTGGGATGACTATTATGGGGTGAAATAGCGGCCACAACAGACAGGCCTGATATTGccccattttttaaataaagtccTTGGACGTCACCTGCTGAGGGGTCTGACCAAAGATATTATATTTAGCTACACTTTGTAGTACATTTTTACACAATGATAAATGTTTCTGATGACACATAGCCCTTTTCAAAGGGAGTCGTTGATTTTTAGGGGCAGTCGCTTTTCAGCTTTTTGTCTGAAAGTATTTTCTCAACTGCgactccagtcagcagatggcgacGTGCATCTTTCAGGTGATTCTGCCACTGTGACGTATAATTTTTGGAGGGACACTTTGGGTTTCTTCAACATCAACAGGGAAACGAGTTGCACTCTTGGTTCACTCTACCTTTATGATGTGTATTCAGAAATCCCTGATGTTAagcccaggtcggggcgaggagagggaaagCTATACTGTTGCAATAGCAACTCCTCTCATACTGGGAAGACACCCCCCCTGAATTTTCAGGCCTTAAGGGCAGTTTTATTTCAATTGTAGTACCGGGATGGAGAAAATCCAGTTAGCGTTTTATAGTCACCTGTTGTTAGGATAACTTATCCTAAAATGGACACACTCCCACCAGTTTCTGGGACAACTGCCCAGACTTTGTAGACTGTTTAATAATGCTTAAACCTCATCTTTATCAAATTATCCATTAAAGATACCAACGCAAAACCTACGTTCATCTACATATGGGTTGTTTAAATTGTATCTAATGATTTGCCAGTAATACTTCATCAAATCTATAGTAATCATATACCCACATACAATTCATCATATTTTCATATTCACAGAATCCATATAAAATAAGAAATTCTCAGCGACTTGGGACAACCATTCCATTTGCTTTTTCAAGGACTCTCCATAGCAACACAGCAGCTCTTTAAACATACTCCCagcagaataaaaaaataaacttttGTTTCCCAGACAATGACCATAGGATCCTCAACAGTTCTCTAACCTTTCAGAGACCACGGCAAAATCAAGCCTCCCAGGAACTATAGACCTTCCGCTGCTTTCTAAAATATCATCCCGTTTATTATCTAATTTTCAATAATCTGAGTAAGCATATTTCTATATGTTACTATCCAAACGTCAGATTAAGACTCATTTCCACATTCACACAACTCTCATATCAGTCACACAATGCTATTCCCAAACATACCTAATCAATTAGTTTTTCAACAATATTTTTACCTGCAGGAATATTTTCACATTTCTATCTCATGGTTAGTTCCTAGGATAATGCAACTCATACATTTATACTCAGAGCCTCCTGACTGGGCCCTGTTTACACCTCCACACAGGAATACACACTCCGAGCCTCCTGACTGGGCCCTGTTTACACCCCCACACAGGAGTACACACTCAGATCCTGACTCGGCCCTGTTTACGCCTCCAAGGTGCCCCCTCACATAGGAATACACACTCAGAGCCTACGAGGAATTTCTAAAAACTCACTTTTAAAAAAACTAGGTGTATAGAATCTGCTCGCTGCCTCTCAGGTCTAAGGTGGGTCCATCTGCTCCGTTCCCGAAGTGTGGTCTCCATGAGATTCCAAGTTTGAGGGATCCCTCGAGGACCATTTACCCAGGTCGTCAGGAGCGGTCACCAAGTCAAGATTCACATTGCCAAATGTGGTTGTTAATTTCTTTAATATCAAATGAGAaacaaacttatcacacaagtcagattTATTCTTAAACTAAATCTTTATTCACTTATTAATAAGGGAGCAggtcaatacaacacacacatataaagtGAATCAATTGAGTGCTCTACGATAATATTGGCTGGTCAACAAATCACCCCCAGATGATTAGTTGAGAGCCACGAGACAAAAGTACAAAGGTCTTTTATAGCTAAGATACACCCCTTTCAACCTACATGAccaacaacagatgtatagaacgggtcacaaggttaagatttgtatgaaagatacttATAATTCTCAGCAGACAGTGTCTGCTGTAAAAACAGTACTCTGTGTAGAAACCAGGGTCTGGCCCTGGGGTCATCTCTCCCTGGTAacatatagaacagaaacattaactcataATCTGGAATACTGTCTCTTTAGGTTTTAATCACCCAAAAGACAttgtaaatctcctgtcagtgttttctcccagaagcccatcctcagtagaacacagacACAATAGTTCTAAGAACCctctattctgttgcataaaacaaccatttgatacAATAAAAGTACAATAACATAATGTTGAAGTTTTGCTCTCagtgtccactgaaagttgactagtaacaacaactgggacctaaaagacacccaccatgagacccactaaatctgcccaagaagaggcaaacaaaagaaaaacccacaACAAACTTAAAAACAGGAAGCAAACCAAAACGGTAGCGCAACTAAAGGTGTTGATTTgtcacatctatcaagacaactggagcactgggccagacactcttaaatagaacctggaccagacactcttaaatagaaCCTGGACCAGCTCAGGTGAAAAACCTTctcactaacgagatggacaagccagcacaggtggcAGGTGTCTACTGGCTGTCAacaattaaaaacaagaaaaaaacacCTATTcctaaataataataaacaatcatgttatttttttctcctttttctTTCTATAGAATCCTACaactcactagcttctagaactctcgtcttcctaaaactcactagcttctagaactctcgtcttcctaaaactcactagcttctagaactctcgtcCTCTTGGAACGAGCCCAAACAAAACtcagatcaaattgtattagtcacatgcacagaatacaacagtgaaatgcttccttatgagcccctaaccaacagtgcagtttcaatactgaaaagaataagagataaaactCCAAATAAACACACTGGCTCAACGCCAAACACAAATCTTTTTGACTGCCCACCCCAGAGATAATCAGCAACCAAGTGTTCCTTACCACGGACTGATTTCAAGAGGAAACTCCTGCGATATCCGTAATAACTTTCCACCTCACTGCGgagctt
This region includes:
- the LOC127927064 gene encoding zinc finger protein 3-like, encoding MSSLSCSPPDKEEVVCWTEKEALVKEEEEVTIQKQVEGEAVTVKEEEKDVSVKEEEDTFRVKEEEDVTVKEEEEEKEEDAVFGVKEEEEEVTVTSKKEEEEDEETGYLCPVSQKHIQASNGSNNEFSRKMVLRNRALINTRERRDYRGSSGEPQQPHDADKAEKSLSTLEHPKKHLQRSTGKRTLCCSDCGKRFTSSGITIHQRTHTGEKSYSCDQCGKSFTTSGSLTLHQRTHTGDKSYSCDECGKSFAQSGALTVAGST